One window of Hujiaoplasma nucleasis genomic DNA carries:
- a CDS encoding DUF5320 domain-containing protein yields the protein MPGRNGTGPLGQGRLTGRAMGPCGSNRQAYGRGFGMGFGRRFQTYQATKEELLQEKEDLKQRLLDIEKELDK from the coding sequence ATGCCAGGAAGAAACGGAACAGGACCTTTAGGACAAGGAAGATTAACGGGAAGAGCTATGGGACCATGTGGGTCTAATAGACAAGCATATGGTAGAGGATTTGGTATGGGTTTTGGGAGAAGATTCCAAACATATCAAGCGACTAAAGAAGAGCTTTTACAAGAAAAAGAAGACTTGAAGCAAAGATTATTAGACATAGAAAAAGAATTAGACAAGTAG
- a CDS encoding NifB/NifX family molybdenum-iron cluster-binding protein, translating to MKILIPSKEKNDKSLVSDQLGRTTYFYLYDTDIHEGQFIENLYVKENHGAGVKTAEFILKNHVDYLITPRIGEKALDLLLDTQVKIYQSNGKIVKENIKDLLSGTLEELY from the coding sequence ATGAAAATTCTTATTCCAAGTAAAGAAAAAAATGATAAGTCGCTTGTTTCTGACCAATTAGGGAGAACTACTTATTTCTACTTATACGATACTGATATTCATGAAGGGCAATTTATAGAAAATCTATATGTTAAAGAAAATCATGGGGCAGGGGTAAAAACGGCTGAATTTATTCTTAAAAATCATGTGGATTACTTAATCACACCTAGAATTGGTGAAAAAGCTTTAGATCTTCTTTTAGATACTCAAGTAAAAATTTATCAATCTAATGGTAAAATTGTTAAAGAAAATATTAAGGATTTGTTATCAGGAACTTTGGAGGAACTATATTAA
- a CDS encoding ATP-binding protein yields MQVAILSGKGGAGKTLLAVNLINLMNGSVFLDCDVEEPNGVFYFSDHFVQEPIYNLVPKVNDDLCIHCHQCLDACQYNALIDFLGNVKVLPNLCHSCGACHLVCPSKAISERDELIGWINHAQVDQHHIYGGQLKIGKETGVKIIESLLEKVDSSVDSVIDCPPGNGCSVMESIGQADLCVLVAEPTVFGLNNLKMVYELTKVFNKKSAIVINKVDHNAQVIEDFASEYQIPIIGKIPFNKELALANSNLEMVSQSKFRSLFEEILHEIRKQVKL; encoded by the coding sequence ATGCAAGTAGCCATCCTAAGCGGTAAAGGTGGTGCTGGAAAAACACTTTTGGCTGTGAATCTGATCAATCTAATGAATGGATCTGTTTTTTTAGATTGTGATGTTGAAGAACCCAATGGTGTTTTTTATTTTTCTGATCACTTTGTTCAAGAACCTATTTACAACCTTGTACCAAAAGTTAATGATGATTTATGTATCCATTGTCACCAGTGTCTTGATGCTTGTCAGTACAACGCTTTGATTGATTTTTTAGGCAATGTCAAAGTATTGCCTAATTTATGTCATTCTTGTGGCGCATGTCATTTAGTTTGTCCTAGCAAGGCAATTTCAGAAAGAGATGAATTGATAGGCTGGATTAACCATGCTCAAGTCGATCAACATCATATCTATGGTGGTCAATTAAAAATAGGAAAAGAGACTGGGGTTAAAATTATAGAAAGTCTATTAGAAAAAGTAGATAGTTCAGTAGATTCAGTCATCGATTGTCCTCCAGGCAATGGCTGTTCAGTGATGGAAAGTATTGGGCAAGCTGATTTATGTGTCTTAGTGGCTGAACCTACTGTTTTTGGTTTAAATAACTTAAAAATGGTTTATGAGTTAACAAAGGTTTTTAATAAGAAAAGTGCTATAGTGATTAATAAAGTTGACCACAATGCTCAAGTGATTGAAGATTTTGCTAGTGAATATCAAATTCCTATTATTGGAAAGATTCCTTTTAATAAAGAATTAGCCCTAGCAAATTCTAATTTGGAAATGGTATCTCAATCTAAATTTCGTTCCTTGTTCGAAGAAATTTTACATGAAATTAGAAAGCAGGTGAAATTATGA
- a CDS encoding ATP-binding protein, which produces MKQLLILSGKGGTGKTTISSSFIYLNQPNQVADCDVEAPNLHLMMKLDLKTSKAYHGLKKAKIIEDKCIGCGLCYEHCRFNAIENNDKYVVNSYKCEGCKVCQIVCPSGAIDFVDTVDGSIDLYGDQPLFSTARLKMGSGNSGLLVSEVKRLLDLNDDQLTIIDGPPGIGCPVIASMSGVDFILLVTEPSMSGLSDLKRIIETIEKTRIKKAVCINKYDINTKISQKIIDYLYDKNIDYLGHIKYDSSVSDLINQGINIVEKESTVSKQIKDIYLKVHLLMTSK; this is translated from the coding sequence ATGAAACAATTACTAATTTTATCTGGAAAAGGTGGCACAGGTAAGACCACTATTTCTTCTTCATTCATTTATTTAAATCAACCTAATCAAGTTGCAGATTGTGATGTAGAAGCACCTAATTTACATTTAATGATGAAACTAGATTTAAAAACAAGCAAAGCTTATCATGGTTTAAAGAAAGCCAAAATTATTGAAGACAAGTGTATAGGATGTGGACTTTGTTATGAGCATTGTCGATTTAATGCGATTGAAAACAATGATAAATATGTAGTTAATTCCTATAAGTGTGAAGGTTGTAAAGTATGTCAAATTGTATGTCCTTCCGGTGCTATTGATTTTGTTGATACAGTAGATGGTTCAATTGATTTATATGGAGACCAACCTCTGTTCTCGACTGCTAGGCTAAAAATGGGTTCTGGGAATTCAGGGCTTTTAGTGAGTGAAGTTAAAAGACTCTTGGACCTAAATGATGATCAATTAACCATCATTGATGGACCTCCGGGCATAGGTTGTCCAGTGATAGCTTCAATGAGTGGTGTTGATTTTATATTACTGGTGACTGAACCTTCTATGTCGGGCTTAAGTGATTTAAAAAGGATTATTGAAACCATTGAGAAAACAAGAATTAAGAAAGCGGTTTGCATAAATAAATATGATATTAATACAAAGATTAGTCAAAAAATCATCGATTATTTATATGATAAAAATATAGATTATTTAGGACATATCAAATATGATTCTTCAGTGAGTGACCTGATTAATCAAGGCATCAATATAGTGGAAAAAGAATCAACTGTAAGTAAACAAATAAAAGATATCTATTTAAAAGTACACTTATTAATGACAAGCAAATGA